From Chryseobacterium gallinarum, one genomic window encodes:
- a CDS encoding glycosyltransferase family 2 protein — MKLSVIIVNYNVTPLLRNCLLSIQKYIQEVEYEVIVIDNASTDSSWGDLIPEFPSVHFMASDTNGGFSKANNQAIKSAKGEYLLLLNPDTELEGFYMDDLLDFADSRPRFGCLGVRMHDAEGNFLPESKRSVPDMFNSFEKLFTNFKKNNSKSYYRNDIEENAVAEVEVVTGAFLLIKREVYEKIGRLDEAYFMYGEDIDLCYTLLQNGYKNYYYGKVSLLHLKGESTVKDEVYLERFYGAMQTFIDKYYKGSKPLQYSFLKAGLKLRHQIEKIKLK, encoded by the coding sequence ATGAAGCTGTCAGTTATTATCGTTAATTATAATGTTACCCCATTACTCAGAAACTGTCTTTTATCTATTCAGAAATATATACAGGAAGTGGAGTATGAGGTGATTGTAATTGATAATGCTTCTACAGATAGTTCATGGGGAGACCTTATTCCTGAATTTCCGTCTGTACACTTTATGGCTTCCGATACCAACGGAGGATTTTCCAAGGCCAACAATCAAGCAATAAAATCAGCAAAAGGCGAATATCTTTTACTTTTAAATCCTGACACAGAGCTGGAAGGATTTTATATGGACGATCTTCTGGATTTTGCAGATTCCCGGCCCCGTTTTGGATGCCTGGGAGTACGTATGCATGATGCAGAAGGGAATTTCCTGCCGGAGAGCAAACGATCAGTTCCGGATATGTTTAACTCTTTTGAGAAGCTGTTTACCAATTTTAAAAAGAATAATTCAAAATCCTATTACAGAAATGATATTGAGGAAAATGCTGTTGCAGAAGTAGAAGTGGTTACCGGTGCTTTTTTATTGATTAAAAGGGAGGTTTACGAAAAAATAGGCAGATTGGATGAAGCCTATTTTATGTATGGGGAAGATATTGATCTTTGTTATACCCTTCTTCAAAATGGGTATAAAAATTATTACTACGGAAAAGTCTCTCTTCTTCACTTAAAAGGGGAGAGTACGGTAAAAGATGAGGTTTATCTGGAAAGATTTTATGGAGCAATGCAAACCTTTATTGATAAATATTATAAAGGATCAAAGCCCCTGCAATACTCATTTCTGAAAGCAGGCTTAAAGCTAAGGCACCAGATTGAAAAGATAAAACTAAAATAA
- the secG gene encoding preprotein translocase subunit SecG codes for MDTIFTLLMVLIMIASILLVIIVMAQNPKGGGLSSTFGGTSSAQFGVQRTNDFMEKATWTLGGTIIVLILLSVVITGKPSQVAPAPQPAKKEAPAKQTAPASSGTTTTTTPAQTPAAPAK; via the coding sequence ATGGATACTATATTTACACTATTGATGGTTCTTATTATGATTGCAAGTATTTTACTGGTAATCATTGTTATGGCTCAAAATCCGAAAGGAGGAGGTCTTTCCAGTACTTTTGGCGGAACATCATCCGCACAGTTCGGGGTACAGAGAACCAATGATTTCATGGAAAAAGCAACATGGACTCTGGGCGGAACTATCATTGTTCTTATCCTTTTAAGCGTTGTAATCACAGGAAAACCATCACAGGTAGCTCCGGCTCCGCAACCGGCCAAGAAAGAAGCACCGGCTAAACAAACTGCACCAGCTTCTTCCGGTACAACTACAACGACAACTCCGGCACAGACCCCTGCTGCACCGGCAAAGTAA
- a CDS encoding M16 family metallopeptidase has translation MKKQFTYIAAAFLFAGMLSAQKIDLNAMPKPGPTPAINIAKPKTFQLSNGLTVMVVENNKLPRVNTTLSMDRPPYYEGDIAGVSEIMASQLDNGTTNVSKDEFNKKVDFLGANLNFSSNGAASNSLSKYFPEVLELMADAIVNPKFSAEEIQNAKERTIEGLKADEKNASSIASRVSNALMYGKNTSRGEFETIESINKIQLADVQNIYNKYYAPDNAYLVIVGDVKFDQVKPLVEKAFGGWKKSNTKFAALEPASNVSKTEINVVDVPSAVQSVLSVSNLNNLRMKDPDYFPATIANYILGGGGEARLFMNLREKNGFTYGAYSNMSASKYSPEFSAETSVRNEVTDKAIKELMNELNGISTVKPEELENAKAKLKGSFIMSLEKPETIARFALNQKIQDLPADFYTNYLKSIDKVTAADVSKAVKTTILPNQSRIFVAGKASDISEGLEKLGYPVKYFDKEANPVSKPTAQKVDANITIGSVADKYINAIGGLAAVQKVTSITMDATTKVQNMDMTMKLIQAKGSKMFMEMKVMGNTVQKIVFDGKDGYAEGQGQKVPLNDSQKADMTEPELFPELAFTRSKDLKLAGIEKYNNEDSYVVKGPKQTYYYSVKTGLKTGEIKGGEGGSIPTSYADYKDVSGVKLPFTIIQNMGGMDISMAVQSYKLNEAKDSDFK, from the coding sequence ATGAAAAAGCAATTTACATATATAGCAGCGGCATTTTTATTTGCAGGAATGCTGTCTGCACAGAAAATAGATCTTAATGCAATGCCGAAGCCGGGGCCTACTCCTGCCATCAACATTGCAAAACCCAAAACATTCCAGCTGAGCAACGGTCTTACGGTAATGGTGGTGGAAAACAACAAACTTCCAAGAGTCAACACTACTCTGTCTATGGACAGACCTCCTTACTATGAAGGAGATATTGCCGGGGTAAGCGAGATCATGGCAAGCCAGCTTGATAACGGAACCACCAATGTAAGCAAGGATGAATTCAATAAAAAGGTGGACTTCCTGGGAGCTAACCTGAATTTCAGTTCGAATGGTGCTGCTTCCAATTCACTTTCAAAATATTTTCCGGAAGTACTGGAACTGATGGCTGATGCCATTGTAAATCCTAAATTCTCTGCGGAAGAAATTCAGAATGCAAAAGAAAGAACCATTGAAGGCTTAAAAGCTGATGAAAAGAATGCTTCTTCTATTGCTTCAAGAGTATCGAATGCCCTGATGTACGGTAAGAATACTTCAAGAGGAGAATTCGAAACCATTGAATCTATCAATAAAATTCAATTGGCAGATGTACAAAATATTTATAACAAGTACTACGCTCCGGACAATGCTTATCTGGTAATTGTTGGAGACGTAAAATTTGATCAGGTAAAACCTCTCGTGGAAAAAGCTTTCGGGGGCTGGAAAAAATCAAATACCAAATTTGCAGCGTTAGAGCCCGCTTCCAATGTTTCCAAAACAGAAATCAATGTAGTTGACGTTCCTTCTGCTGTACAATCCGTATTATCGGTAAGCAACCTGAATAACCTCAGGATGAAAGATCCTGATTATTTCCCGGCTACCATCGCCAATTATATTTTAGGTGGTGGCGGTGAAGCCAGGCTTTTTATGAACCTTAGAGAGAAAAACGGGTTTACATACGGAGCTTATTCCAATATGAGTGCCAGCAAATATTCTCCGGAATTCTCCGCTGAAACAAGCGTAAGAAATGAAGTTACCGATAAGGCAATTAAGGAACTGATGAACGAACTTAACGGTATCTCAACCGTAAAACCTGAAGAATTGGAAAACGCAAAGGCTAAATTAAAAGGTTCTTTTATTATGTCCCTGGAAAAGCCTGAAACCATAGCAAGGTTTGCATTGAACCAAAAAATTCAGGATCTTCCGGCTGATTTTTACACCAATTATCTGAAATCTATCGATAAGGTAACAGCAGCAGATGTTTCCAAAGCCGTAAAAACCACCATCCTCCCTAACCAAAGCAGAATTTTCGTTGCCGGTAAAGCGTCCGATATTTCTGAAGGATTAGAGAAACTGGGCTACCCTGTAAAATATTTTGATAAAGAGGCTAATCCCGTTAGTAAACCCACTGCTCAAAAAGTAGATGCCAACATCACTATTGGTTCTGTTGCTGATAAATATATCAATGCAATAGGAGGTTTGGCCGCCGTTCAGAAAGTAACGTCTATTACTATGGATGCTACTACCAAAGTTCAGAATATGGATATGACGATGAAACTGATTCAGGCCAAAGGCAGTAAAATGTTTATGGAGATGAAAGTAATGGGGAATACTGTTCAGAAAATTGTTTTTGACGGTAAAGACGGGTATGCCGAAGGTCAGGGCCAAAAAGTCCCTCTGAATGATAGCCAGAAAGCGGATATGACTGAACCTGAGCTGTTCCCAGAATTAGCTTTTACCCGTTCAAAAGATTTGAAACTGGCAGGCATTGAAAAATACAACAATGAAGATTCATATGTAGTGAAAGGTCCTAAACAAACCTATTATTACAGTGTGAAAACAGGCTTAAAAACAGGAGAAATAAAAGGCGGAGAAGGAGGTTCTATCCCGACAAGCTATGCTGACTATAAAGATGTTTCGGGGGTAAAGCTTCCATTCACCATTATCCAGAATATGGGAGGAATGGATATCAGTATGGCCGTACAATCTTATAAGCTTAATGAGGCTAAAGATTCTGATTTTAAATAA
- a CDS encoding M16 family metallopeptidase, with the protein MKKRLLSAAAVAFFGLMLNAQQIKFEEYDLPNGLHVILHQDNSAPVVTTGVMYHVGAKDEVKGRTGFAHFFEHLLFEGTPNIKRGDWFKIVSSNGGQNNANTTNDRTYYYETFPSNNEQLGLWMEAERMRHAVINQIGVDTQREVVKEEKRLRMDNQPYGNLFPTIQKNLFTNHPYNWPTIGSMDDLNAAKLEEFQAFYKKFYVPNNATLVVAGDIKPEQTKKWIQEYYGGIPKGTVYPKNFPKDAPITQEKEVTATDPNIQLPAYVFAYRTPANKEKDAYVLDMLSSYLSNGKSSVLYKKLVDQEKKALQVAAFNQGLEDYSIFAFFAIPMGQTTKQTLQADIDAEIKKLQTTLISEEDYQKLQNQFENQFVNQNSSIQGIAASLATNHVLMGDTNLINKEIDIYRSITRQDIQNAAKKYLNSNQRIIINYVPEKK; encoded by the coding sequence ATGAAAAAACGACTTCTTTCTGCTGCAGCCGTGGCCTTCTTCGGACTCATGCTGAATGCGCAGCAAATCAAATTTGAAGAGTATGACCTTCCAAACGGTCTTCATGTAATTCTTCATCAGGACAATTCAGCTCCTGTAGTTACAACAGGAGTAATGTACCATGTAGGAGCAAAAGATGAAGTAAAAGGAAGAACCGGCTTTGCACACTTTTTTGAGCATCTTTTATTTGAAGGAACTCCTAATATTAAAAGAGGTGACTGGTTTAAGATCGTTTCTTCAAACGGAGGACAAAATAATGCCAATACCACTAACGACAGAACGTATTACTACGAAACTTTTCCATCGAACAATGAACAATTGGGGCTTTGGATGGAAGCCGAAAGGATGCGTCATGCCGTTATCAACCAGATTGGGGTAGATACACAGAGGGAGGTGGTAAAAGAAGAAAAAAGGCTAAGAATGGATAACCAGCCTTATGGAAATCTTTTCCCGACTATTCAGAAAAACCTGTTTACCAATCACCCTTATAATTGGCCTACCATTGGTTCCATGGATGACCTTAATGCTGCAAAACTTGAAGAATTCCAGGCATTCTACAAGAAATTTTATGTGCCGAATAATGCCACTTTAGTGGTAGCAGGCGATATCAAACCTGAGCAAACTAAGAAATGGATTCAGGAATACTACGGTGGTATTCCAAAAGGGACAGTGTATCCGAAAAACTTCCCGAAAGATGCTCCGATTACCCAGGAAAAAGAAGTAACGGCTACAGACCCGAACATTCAGCTTCCTGCCTATGTTTTTGCCTACAGGACTCCTGCCAATAAAGAAAAAGATGCCTATGTTCTGGATATGCTTTCATCTTATCTGAGCAATGGTAAATCTTCCGTTTTATATAAAAAATTAGTAGACCAGGAGAAAAAAGCACTTCAGGTAGCGGCATTCAATCAGGGGCTTGAAGATTACAGTATTTTTGCTTTCTTCGCCATCCCGATGGGACAGACAACCAAGCAGACTTTACAGGCCGATATTGATGCAGAGATCAAAAAACTGCAGACTACCCTGATATCGGAGGAAGATTATCAGAAACTTCAAAATCAGTTTGAGAACCAGTTTGTCAACCAAAATTCCAGCATTCAGGGGATTGCAGCTTCTTTGGCAACCAACCATGTATTGATGGGTGACACCAATCTCATCAATAAAGAAATTGATATTTACAGATCAATCACGAGACAGGACATTCAGAATGCAGCTAAAAAGTATTTGAATTCCAACCAAAGAATCATCATCAACTACGTTCCTGAGAAAAAATAA
- a CDS encoding ATP-dependent helicase, translating into MDYLKGLNESQYEAVTSLQGPLMVLAGAGSGKTRVLTMRIAHLISNGVDPFNILALTFTNKAAREMKDRIAKVVGDSNARSLWMGTFHSVFARILRIEAHYLGYPSNFTIYDQQDALNVIKKVLKDMNIDADLYKPKKVQARISTYKNNLITVKAYFNNPELMEADEKANMKFIGQIYQRYVEACFRNGAMDFDDLLLKTNELLTRFPEVLAKYQDRFRYIMVDEYQDTNHSQYLIVKALASKFENICVVGDDAQSIYSFRGANIYNILNFKKDYPDAKTVSLEQNYRSTQNIVNAANVVIAKNLQQFKKNVFSDNEEGDKIKIYRSLSDADEANFVAGNIWELRNRDQRKYSDFAILYRTNSQTRAFEDALRRKNIPYKVYGGLSFYQRKEVKDLIGYLRLLINENDSEALMRIINYPARGIGETTQNKLIVFADAHNISVSKVLDNLPMYAPQLGLNNGVLNKLNDFWSMIKAFQVLLKTETAYSVAMEVAKRSGLIKFLKDDQTPEGISRVENVQELMNSMQGFIEEQMQLEDGDPSLSNFLENIALSADTQDKDQDDDMVSLMTIHLSKGLEFPVVHLVGLEENLFPSFMSSATREDLEEERRLFYVALTRAEKQAFFSYAISRFQWGKITDAEPSRFLSEIDDEYIEFLNPAMEKRFINNAGIKSNIFDEHPSEARSFKKVEKKTINREEHSKPAPEPRKLKPVSTAKIINPSGASSQDIEVGDKVRHDRFGIGEVTFLDGTDPQNIKAKVVFMHEGEKNLILKYAKLTKI; encoded by the coding sequence ATGGACTATCTGAAAGGACTCAATGAATCACAATATGAAGCCGTTACCTCTTTACAGGGGCCTCTCATGGTACTTGCAGGAGCAGGTTCCGGCAAAACACGTGTACTTACCATGCGTATTGCCCATTTGATCAGTAATGGCGTAGATCCTTTCAACATTCTGGCTCTAACCTTTACCAATAAGGCGGCCCGGGAAATGAAAGACCGTATCGCTAAGGTAGTAGGGGATAGCAATGCAAGAAGCCTTTGGATGGGAACTTTTCACTCTGTTTTTGCAAGGATTTTAAGAATAGAAGCCCATTATCTGGGATACCCTTCCAATTTTACCATCTATGACCAGCAGGATGCCCTGAATGTGATTAAAAAGGTTTTAAAAGATATGAATATTGATGCTGATCTTTATAAACCTAAGAAAGTTCAGGCAAGAATTTCAACCTATAAAAACAATCTGATTACCGTTAAAGCCTATTTCAACAATCCTGAACTGATGGAAGCTGATGAAAAGGCCAATATGAAGTTTATCGGCCAGATTTATCAAAGATATGTAGAGGCCTGTTTCAGAAATGGTGCTATGGATTTTGATGACCTATTGTTGAAAACCAATGAGCTGCTGACTCGTTTCCCTGAAGTGCTGGCAAAATATCAGGACCGGTTCAGGTATATCATGGTAGATGAGTACCAGGATACCAACCATTCGCAGTACCTTATTGTGAAGGCATTGGCCTCAAAATTTGAAAATATCTGTGTGGTAGGAGATGACGCCCAGTCTATTTATTCTTTCCGTGGAGCGAATATTTATAATATCCTGAATTTTAAAAAAGATTATCCGGATGCTAAAACAGTATCTTTGGAACAGAATTATCGCTCAACCCAGAATATTGTAAATGCAGCCAATGTGGTGATTGCCAAAAATTTACAGCAATTTAAGAAAAATGTTTTCAGTGATAATGAAGAAGGAGATAAAATCAAAATATACCGTTCCCTTTCCGATGCTGATGAAGCGAATTTTGTTGCCGGAAATATCTGGGAACTTCGCAACAGGGATCAGAGGAAATATAGTGATTTTGCTATTTTATATAGAACGAATTCACAAACCCGGGCTTTTGAAGATGCCTTAAGGCGTAAAAATATACCGTACAAAGTATACGGTGGACTTTCCTTCTACCAAAGGAAAGAAGTGAAGGACCTTATCGGATACCTGCGTCTTTTGATCAATGAAAACGATTCAGAAGCATTGATGAGAATTATCAATTATCCGGCAAGAGGGATTGGAGAAACTACTCAGAACAAACTGATCGTGTTTGCAGATGCACACAATATTTCAGTTTCAAAAGTATTGGATAACCTTCCGATGTATGCCCCACAGCTGGGACTAAATAATGGAGTATTAAACAAACTTAATGATTTCTGGTCCATGATCAAGGCATTCCAGGTGCTGTTGAAAACGGAAACCGCTTACAGTGTTGCTATGGAAGTAGCGAAGCGAAGTGGCCTTATCAAGTTCCTGAAAGATGATCAGACTCCGGAAGGAATTTCCAGGGTAGAAAACGTTCAGGAATTAATGAACTCCATGCAGGGATTCATTGAAGAACAAATGCAGCTGGAAGATGGTGACCCGAGCCTTTCCAATTTCCTGGAAAATATTGCGCTTTCCGCAGATACCCAGGATAAAGATCAGGATGATGACATGGTTTCTTTAATGACCATTCACCTTTCAAAGGGGCTTGAGTTTCCGGTAGTACATCTGGTAGGACTTGAAGAAAACCTTTTCCCGAGCTTTATGAGTTCTGCAACCCGGGAAGATCTGGAAGAAGAAAGACGCCTGTTTTATGTAGCGCTCACAAGAGCTGAGAAACAAGCCTTTTTCTCTTATGCAATTTCTCGTTTTCAGTGGGGAAAAATTACAGATGCGGAACCTTCAAGATTCCTGAGTGAGATTGATGATGAATATATTGAATTCCTTAATCCTGCTATGGAAAAAAGGTTTATTAATAATGCAGGGATCAAATCCAATATTTTTGATGAACATCCTTCTGAAGCAAGAAGCTTTAAAAAAGTTGAGAAAAAGACCATTAACAGGGAAGAACATTCAAAGCCTGCACCGGAACCAAGGAAACTGAAGCCGGTGAGCACGGCAAAAATTATCAACCCCAGTGGAGCCTCTTCACAAGATATTGAAGTGGGTGATAAAGTAAGACATGACCGTTTCGGAATTGGCGAAGTCACTTTTTTGGATGGTACAGATCCACAAAATATCAAAGCAAAAGTAGTTTTCATGCATGAGGGAGAGAAAAACCTAATCCTGAAATATGCAAAACTTACTAAGATTTAG
- a CDS encoding TonB-dependent receptor plug domain-containing protein — translation MKNKKIILSASVLFFLGAFSYGQERDSIKIKKDSVKTNNVEEVVILGSRAGARSKTDSPVPVDVFNVKESSIILPQTNIGQILNAVAPSFTSTIQTNSDGTDHLDPAQLRGLGPDQVLVLVNGKRRHTSALVNVNGTPGRGTVGTDLNAIPSFALNRIEVLRDGAAAQYGSDAIAGVMNLELKRDTGKLAGQISYGGNLTPAANDHTGNFDGQNIQLDLNYGNKIGTKGGFFNITWSSQFRNPTSRAGAESGTIYNAYNAIEQRALNDGVNLSSLFNNINNTPNSQQLINYIHQYAQGVNYFTSTFQNQIQGANTIGALQGLLGADFTDQELAYRGQTRKDFNMQVGQSKLNNHQLFINAEVPVSDNWKVYTFGGYSLRHGTSGGFYRKPNQSRTFTGLYPNGYLPQIGTDIQDISLAAGIKGKWDGWNIDLSNTFGQNSFNYTIKNTGNTSLRFASPGEFDAGGLRFTQNTINLDFSKKYDVWEGLNVAFGGEHRFENFKMTPGEEASYTTYDVFGNVWNGNSQRPTDFFGATLPGGSQVFGGFRPENAVNKNRQSVAAYADVEFNFTHWLLVDAAARYENYSDFGSTFNYKLASRVKVAPDFNIRFAGSTGFRAPSIHQIYYNVTSTLFTNNQLLEVGTFSNDSQVAGLLGIPKLKQETSKSASVGFTYKIPSVNLTFTADGYFTKIDNRIILTDQFLKANVPGDAQLVYDQLGVNGAQFFTNAIDTETKGLDVVISHNARFSGVKLDNNFAINLNQTKQVGDIHSSGLLQSPQLEKVYFSEKSRVYLEEAVPRVKASLSHTLTWKNANFYLRNTYFGKVTGADIIDVNGDGVIDFNEHQKIGDKIITDISVAYQFTKNVGLTLGVNNLFDIYPTKNLPASTNNDQFIYSRSTSQFGQNGRYVFTRLNFNF, via the coding sequence ATGAAAAATAAAAAAATTATCCTTTCGGCTTCTGTTTTATTCTTTCTGGGTGCCTTTTCCTATGGACAGGAAAGAGACAGCATCAAAATAAAAAAAGACAGTGTAAAGACCAATAATGTAGAAGAAGTAGTAATATTAGGGTCAAGGGCCGGAGCAAGATCAAAGACTGACAGTCCTGTTCCTGTTGATGTTTTCAATGTAAAAGAATCATCCATCATCCTTCCACAGACCAATATTGGGCAAATCCTGAATGCTGTTGCCCCATCTTTTACCTCAACCATACAAACAAATTCGGATGGAACAGACCATCTGGATCCTGCGCAGCTTAGAGGATTAGGTCCTGATCAGGTATTGGTTTTAGTCAATGGAAAAAGAAGACATACTTCTGCTTTGGTGAATGTAAATGGTACGCCCGGAAGGGGAACAGTAGGAACGGATTTGAATGCTATTCCGTCTTTTGCACTAAACAGGATAGAAGTACTGAGGGATGGAGCAGCTGCACAGTATGGTTCTGATGCCATTGCCGGGGTAATGAACCTGGAGCTTAAAAGGGATACGGGAAAACTGGCCGGGCAAATTAGCTATGGTGGAAACTTAACTCCTGCTGCGAATGACCATACCGGTAATTTTGATGGTCAGAATATTCAGTTAGATTTAAACTACGGTAATAAAATAGGAACAAAAGGCGGCTTTTTTAATATCACCTGGTCTTCCCAGTTCAGAAATCCAACTTCCAGGGCAGGTGCCGAAAGCGGAACAATTTATAATGCATACAATGCTATTGAACAACGTGCTTTGAATGACGGGGTTAATCTTTCTTCTCTATTTAACAATATTAATAATACCCCGAATTCTCAGCAGCTGATTAATTATATACATCAGTATGCTCAGGGAGTTAATTATTTTACGTCTACTTTTCAAAATCAGATCCAGGGAGCTAATACCATCGGAGCGTTACAAGGGCTTTTGGGGGCAGATTTTACTGATCAGGAGTTAGCATACCGGGGGCAGACCAGAAAAGATTTCAACATGCAGGTAGGGCAGTCCAAGCTTAATAACCACCAGCTGTTTATCAATGCTGAAGTTCCAGTCAGCGATAACTGGAAAGTCTATACTTTTGGAGGATATAGTTTAAGACATGGTACTTCAGGAGGATTTTACAGGAAGCCTAACCAGAGCAGAACTTTTACAGGATTATATCCCAACGGCTATTTGCCCCAGATTGGAACTGATATTCAGGACATCTCTCTGGCTGCAGGTATCAAGGGAAAATGGGACGGCTGGAATATTGATTTGAGTAATACTTTCGGACAAAACTCATTCAACTATACTATCAAAAATACCGGCAATACATCTTTACGGTTTGCTTCACCAGGTGAGTTTGATGCCGGCGGTTTAAGATTCACCCAAAACACAATCAACCTGGATTTTTCGAAAAAATATGATGTATGGGAAGGATTAAATGTGGCTTTTGGAGGTGAACACCGTTTTGAAAACTTTAAAATGACACCGGGTGAAGAAGCTTCTTATACGACGTATGATGTTTTCGGGAATGTCTGGAACGGAAACTCCCAGAGACCGACGGATTTCTTTGGAGCAACACTTCCTGGAGGTTCACAGGTGTTTGGTGGTTTCAGACCTGAAAATGCAGTCAATAAAAACAGACAGTCTGTGGCGGCTTACGCAGATGTAGAGTTTAATTTTACCCACTGGCTTTTGGTAGATGCGGCCGCAAGATATGAGAACTACTCTGATTTCGGATCGACATTTAACTACAAGTTAGCATCAAGAGTGAAAGTAGCTCCTGATTTTAATATAAGATTTGCCGGATCTACAGGATTCAGAGCTCCTTCTATTCATCAGATCTATTATAATGTAACCTCTACTTTGTTTACCAATAATCAACTTCTGGAAGTAGGGACCTTTAGTAATGATTCACAAGTCGCCGGATTGCTGGGAATACCAAAATTGAAACAGGAAACTTCAAAATCTGCAAGTGTGGGTTTTACCTATAAAATTCCATCTGTAAATCTGACCTTTACTGCAGACGGATATTTTACGAAAATCGATAACCGGATTATCCTTACAGACCAATTTTTAAAAGCAAATGTACCTGGTGATGCACAGCTGGTCTATGATCAACTGGGCGTGAATGGAGCCCAGTTTTTTACCAATGCTATTGATACGGAAACAAAAGGTCTGGATGTAGTGATTTCACATAATGCCAGATTTTCAGGGGTAAAATTGGACAATAATTTCGCAATTAACCTTAACCAGACCAAGCAGGTAGGGGATATTCACTCTTCAGGACTGTTGCAGTCTCCGCAGCTTGAGAAAGTATATTTTTCTGAAAAGTCCAGAGTATATCTGGAAGAAGCAGTGCCAAGGGTAAAGGCCAGTCTTTCTCATACACTTACCTGGAAAAATGCCAATTTCTATCTTAGAAACACTTATTTCGGAAAGGTAACGGGAGCCGATATTATCGATGTGAATGGTGATGGAGTTATTGATTTTAATGAACATCAGAAAATAGGAGATAAAATTATCACCGATATTTCCGTAGCGTATCAGTTTACCAAAAACGTAGGGCTGACCCTCGGGGTAAATAATTTATTTGATATTTATCCTACTAAGAACCTGCCGGCTTCTACCAATAATGACCAGTTTATCTATTCACGATCTACTTCACAGTTCGGTCAAAACGGGCGATATGTTTTCACCAGACTCAATTTTAATTTTTAA
- the tenA gene encoding thiaminase II: protein MKWSEKNWLAIEDQYQSILEMPFIKELSDGSLPQEKFRFYMAQDSLYLEHFGRSLSLIAAKIPDLQDVLTFMQFAENAIVVENALHESYFKDFGLTDKGVLQPACHHYIHFLRSTAALESVEIAVAAVLPCFWIYREVGNYIYKTRNTVDNPYEKWIATYAGEEFSQAVDQAISICDRLAENSTQETKEKMSEAFIMATRLEYYFWEAAYELKKWK, encoded by the coding sequence ATGAAATGGTCTGAAAAAAACTGGCTGGCTATAGAAGACCAGTATCAGTCTATTCTGGAAATGCCTTTTATCAAAGAATTATCCGATGGTAGCCTTCCACAGGAAAAATTCCGTTTTTACATGGCCCAGGACTCATTATACCTGGAACATTTCGGTAGGAGCCTGTCTTTAATTGCTGCTAAGATCCCGGATCTTCAGGATGTTCTTACTTTTATGCAGTTTGCAGAAAATGCCATTGTCGTGGAAAATGCTTTGCATGAATCTTATTTTAAAGATTTTGGCCTAACTGATAAAGGAGTTTTACAACCTGCCTGTCATCATTATATTCATTTTCTGAGGAGTACGGCTGCCCTTGAATCGGTAGAAATTGCTGTTGCAGCAGTACTTCCTTGTTTCTGGATTTACAGAGAGGTAGGAAATTATATTTACAAAACCCGGAATACAGTAGACAATCCCTATGAAAAATGGATTGCCACGTATGCTGGAGAAGAATTTTCCCAAGCGGTAGACCAGGCTATTTCCATATGTGACAGATTAGCTGAAAACAGTACGCAAGAAACCAAGGAAAAGATGTCGGAAGCTTTTATCATGGCTACCAGATTGGAGTATTATTTCTGGGAAGCTGCTTATGAATTGAAGAAATGGAAATAG